One Brachyspira suanatina DNA segment encodes these proteins:
- a CDS encoding TonB-dependent receptor plug domain-containing protein, with the protein MKKYIIVLFIFTNLLYSQSYLIRELKGGIWVTSQVEITNASQTNQTNNISDPKTPIKANNRIITSEEIDRMGYKNAQEVLANQPGFINKGNYMGNEVVDPAGANGDNIKIYINGILMNTAKGNADAGVDLRRIPSNLIESIEIIGNSIYITTKSPVQDILLISLCYGAYNTVRPSILFSKNIDEHQVFTFTADSYYSDANYHYDFINSSGDRVQGNFRDNRQFIVNSSANYKYTFDNKDHINVFANISYSSSAAQYQIPPINKTDSWFTFTTLASSISYNGFSDILNYNVTLSYLFDSFVDRPYFQNGKFVSDYKSHAIALNTTLERMDEFLPNTITMYNKLTPEYRYDILTEDTNAIETNFYYYPQRHSISIKYDMQLSFGYWDNNTPIFTLLPSIKYEYQNEIFTNQKNNNYLAYNVGFNLNFYKGYSLYFGYMSDYTSPTFNDLYYGTFSNPKLLPESYNQLLTKLTLEPITNLKIEASYAYTTYTNKIIWLYAVPENVDTATSHIFTSSIGYDIPFAQYHKIKTKIGYSYQLAYMGENQLPKIGLPEHVVTALLGYDFIPKNKVLSSLSLNIYYTYSAPRPLTDYKPIKYSEVFHDFDISFYSIWFNHLIFSMHFKNIFNKTPILSTYSVAKPFTWEFEIGYNF; encoded by the coding sequence ATGAAAAAGTATATCATAGTATTATTTATATTCACAAATTTATTATATTCACAAAGTTATTTGATAAGAGAATTAAAAGGCGGTATTTGGGTTACTTCTCAAGTGGAAATAACAAATGCATCTCAAACTAATCAGACTAATAATATTTCTGATCCCAAAACTCCTATCAAAGCAAATAATCGTATAATAACATCTGAAGAAATAGACAGAATGGGATATAAAAATGCTCAGGAAGTATTAGCTAATCAGCCGGGATTCATTAACAAAGGCAATTATATGGGAAATGAAGTTGTTGATCCTGCTGGTGCAAATGGAGATAATATAAAAATATATATTAATGGCATACTTATGAATACAGCTAAAGGAAATGCTGATGCCGGAGTTGATTTAAGAAGAATACCATCGAATTTGATAGAATCCATTGAAATAATAGGCAATTCTATATATATAACAACTAAAAGTCCTGTTCAGGATATACTTTTAATATCATTATGTTATGGCGCTTATAATACAGTAAGACCATCTATACTATTTTCAAAGAACATTGATGAACATCAGGTATTTACTTTTACTGCTGATTCTTATTATAGTGATGCAAATTATCATTATGATTTTATTAATTCTTCAGGAGACAGAGTACAAGGAAATTTTAGAGATAATAGACAATTTATAGTTAATTCATCTGCCAACTATAAATATACATTTGATAATAAAGATCATATAAATGTATTTGCTAATATATCTTATTCAAGCTCTGCTGCCCAATATCAAATACCGCCTATAAATAAAACTGATTCTTGGTTTACTTTTACTACTCTAGCTTCTTCAATATCATATAATGGATTTTCAGATATTTTAAATTATAATGTTACTTTATCATATTTATTTGATTCATTTGTAGACAGACCTTATTTTCAGAATGGTAAATTTGTATCAGATTATAAATCGCATGCTATAGCTTTAAATACAACTTTAGAAAGAATGGACGAATTTTTACCAAACACTATTACAATGTATAATAAATTAACCCCTGAATACAGATATGATATTTTAACAGAAGATACAAATGCTATAGAAACTAATTTTTATTATTATCCTCAAAGACATTCTATTTCAATAAAATATGATATGCAATTATCTTTCGGATATTGGGATAATAATACACCTATATTTACATTGCTTCCTAGCATAAAGTATGAATATCAAAATGAAATATTTACTAATCAAAAAAATAATAATTATTTAGCATACAATGTAGGATTTAATTTAAATTTTTATAAAGGCTACTCATTGTATTTTGGCTATATGAGTGATTATACCTCACCTACTTTTAATGATCTTTATTACGGCACTTTCAGTAATCCTAAATTATTGCCTGAAAGCTATAATCAACTGCTCACTAAATTAACATTAGAACCTATAACAAATTTAAAAATAGAAGCCTCTTATGCTTATACAACATATACAAATAAAATAATTTGGCTGTATGCAGTTCCTGAAAATGTAGATACAGCAACTTCACATATATTTACTTCAAGTATAGGATATGATATACCATTTGCTCAGTATCATAAGATAAAAACAAAAATAGGTTATTCTTATCAGCTTGCCTATATGGGAGAAAATCAGCTCCCTAAAATAGGTTTGCCGGAACATGTTGTTACAGCATTACTCGGTTATGATTTTATACCTAAAAATAAAGTATTAAGTTCATTATCTTTAAATATTTACTATACCTACTCTGCTCCAAGACCTTTAACAGATTATAAACCAATAAAATATTCTGAAGTATTTCATGATTTTGATATATCATTCTACTCTATATGGTTTAATCATTTGATATTCTCTATGCATTTTAAAAATATTTTTAATAAAACTCCTATACTTTCTACATACTCTGTTGCCAAACCTTTTACTTGGGAATTTGAAATAGGATATAATTTTTAA
- a CDS encoding CASTOR/POLLUX-related putative ion channel, whose product MLKDISNYIKYRIDRMLNKGLFYQLMLLVFAIIILLLIVSIFIIVFFQYPPKDAFWDSLMQFIDTGNISSVEGNTGVVITFLMVTFVGVCGWGSLIAMINKALQDRINNLSKGNAFIMEKNHAIILGYGEEALTIVEEFIKAKVKTIVILSEHNVDVIRKRVSFIKGYKKTNIIIREGTTSRIENIKLLNISKSSSISIINNDDTESLNILLALKKIIEEIEEDKIDNKINICVLVHEEDTIEIIKSIENKNFVIHVIYKYEILYKLIAQSIIYTGLSNVYEDLFSNDGNIFYIENDHDFDNWKFEDAASKYFDKGMILLGITKEDRSQILIPNYDYVIKKENRLIVLSKNNYDNPIKEYPDIKPNIIKYKNNILLICEEKRYTEIIKEISEYIENNNIVMLSYDLIKSQKNKYKFMLEKLNKENTTKIVLISEDNITDIKSINILLIIREIIKKEKLNIAILSLLNSIQKRNLIYSDDVRDFIVSGKLIGMLMAQASISSNILYIFYGLLSRNGKDIIMSPYSDYFNESRSFKDVYFNLLKKKIILIGIKRYNDIILNPNSECMLDNKDEIVIITNYVLEEENEELIF is encoded by the coding sequence ATGTTAAAAGATATATCTAATTATATAAAATACAGAATTGACAGAATGCTTAATAAAGGGCTTTTCTATCAATTAATGCTTTTAGTATTTGCAATAATAATTCTCCTTTTAATAGTATCAATATTTATCATAGTATTTTTTCAGTATCCTCCTAAAGATGCATTTTGGGATAGCTTGATGCAGTTTATAGATACGGGAAATATATCTTCTGTAGAAGGCAATACTGGTGTAGTAATAACTTTTTTAATGGTAACTTTTGTAGGCGTATGCGGCTGGGGTTCTCTTATAGCTATGATCAATAAAGCTTTGCAAGATAGAATAAATAATCTAAGCAAAGGTAATGCATTTATAATGGAAAAAAATCATGCTATTATTTTAGGGTACGGAGAAGAAGCTCTCACTATAGTAGAAGAATTTATAAAAGCAAAAGTTAAAACCATTGTAATACTATCTGAACATAATGTTGATGTTATAAGGAAAAGAGTTTCATTTATAAAAGGATATAAAAAAACTAATATAATAATAAGAGAAGGAACTACAAGCAGAATAGAAAATATAAAATTATTAAATATTTCTAAATCATCAAGCATATCAATAATAAATAATGATGATACAGAATCTCTGAATATACTTTTAGCTTTGAAAAAAATTATAGAAGAAATAGAAGAAGATAAAATTGATAACAAAATTAATATATGCGTATTGGTTCATGAAGAAGATACTATTGAGATAATAAAATCCATTGAAAATAAAAACTTTGTAATTCATGTAATTTATAAATATGAAATTCTTTATAAACTTATAGCACAAAGTATAATTTATACAGGCTTAAGCAATGTTTATGAGGATTTATTTTCTAATGATGGTAATATATTTTATATAGAAAATGATCATGATTTTGATAATTGGAAATTTGAAGATGCTGCTTCAAAATATTTTGACAAGGGAATGATATTGCTTGGAATAACAAAAGAAGATAGAAGTCAGATTTTAATACCTAATTATGATTATGTAATAAAAAAAGAAAATAGACTAATAGTATTATCAAAAAATAATTACGATAACCCTATTAAAGAATATCCTGATATAAAACCAAATATTATTAAATATAAAAATAACATTCTATTAATATGTGAAGAAAAAAGATACACTGAAATAATAAAAGAAATTTCAGAATATATAGAAAATAATAATATAGTTATGCTAAGTTATGATTTAATAAAATCTCAAAAAAATAAATATAAGTTTATGTTGGAAAAATTAAATAAAGAAAATACAACAAAAATAGTATTAATATCTGAAGATAATATCACAGACATAAAAAGCATTAATATACTTTTGATTATAAGAGAAATAATAAAAAAAGAAAAATTAAATATAGCAATATTATCATTATTAAATTCTATACAAAAAAGGAATTTGATATATTCAGATGATGTAAGAGACTTTATAGTGAGCGGTAAACTTATAGGTATGCTTATGGCACAGGCTTCTATAAGTTCAAATATATTATATATTTTCTACGGACTTCTAAGCAGAAATGGAAAAGATATTATAATGTCTCCATATTCTGATTATTTTAATGAATCTAGAAGTTTTAAAGATGTATACTTTAATTTACTAAAGAAAAAAATAATTTTAATAGGCATCAAAAGATACAATGATATTATTTTAAATCCTAATTCTGAATGTATGCTTGATAATAAGGATGAAATTGTAATTATAACTAATTATGTATTAGAAGAAGAAAATGAAGAGTTAATTTTTTAA
- a CDS encoding ankyrin repeat domain-containing protein has product MKNIILIPLMIISITLISFNQLYPLNQDEETFLDAAIFGDEDVIKAIIAKNINVNIQDDVGNTALILACMEGHIKVVELLIKASADKSIVNKHGNDALYYAKMNNYNDIIKLLE; this is encoded by the coding sequence ATGAAAAATATTATACTTATACCATTAATGATTATATCTATAACTTTAATTTCATTTAATCAACTTTATCCATTAAATCAAGATGAAGAAACATTCTTAGATGCTGCAATATTCGGAGATGAGGATGTTATAAAAGCAATTATTGCTAAAAATATCAATGTTAATATACAAGATGATGTAGGAAATACTGCACTTATATTGGCATGTATGGAAGGTCATATTAAAGTTGTAGAATTATTAATCAAAGCAAGTGCTGATAAATCTATAGTAAATAAACATGGAAATGATGCTTTATATTATGCTAAGATGAACAATTATAATGATATAATAAAACTTCTTGAATAA